A DNA window from Nitrospira sp. contains the following coding sequences:
- a CDS encoding hypothetical protein (Evidence 4 : Unknown function but conserved in other organisms; MaGe:77310783), translating to MHMPCDIFSHYVTHSNESWNLSFSYTEQIAQKCTQRRGNQISVPVGLIEATESYQI from the coding sequence GTGCACATGCCTTGCGATATTTTCTCACACTATGTCACTCATTCGAATGAATCATGGAATTTGTCGTTTTCCTATACGGAGCAAATTGCTCAGAAGTGTACGCAGCGGCGTGGTAATCAAATATCAGTGCCAGTGGGCTTGATCGAGGCAACTGAGTCATATCAGATCTGA
- a CDS encoding Cytochrome C (MaGe:77310784) → MNKAGYFIVVLYFVLISIAQSSSSLAEGEQPFSPAVDVATGALHVPENYTEWPTLGTWAHANTGESLEKMGPGLHEYHTVYTQPETIAYYKKTGRFPDGAVLVKELLTAKTMAMTTGPAVGHATTIKGWFVLVRDTKGRYRESSLWGDGWAWSLFNAEDPNHTVSKNYKTDCIPCHVPARELARSNAPDADKWIYAFGYPVLQKK, encoded by the coding sequence ATGAACAAGGCTGGATACTTCATTGTCGTACTTTATTTCGTGCTCATATCAATTGCCCAGAGCAGTTCCTCGCTCGCTGAGGGGGAACAGCCCTTTTCTCCAGCTGTCGATGTTGCAACGGGAGCACTTCACGTTCCGGAAAACTATACAGAATGGCCGACGTTGGGAACGTGGGCTCACGCGAACACTGGTGAAAGTCTTGAGAAGATGGGGCCAGGCCTCCACGAATACCATACGGTATACACTCAGCCTGAGACCATCGCCTACTACAAAAAGACGGGACGGTTTCCCGATGGGGCTGTGTTGGTAAAAGAATTACTAACTGCGAAGACTATGGCGATGACAACGGGACCGGCGGTCGGTCACGCCACCACTATTAAAGGGTGGTTCGTGTTAGTGCGCGATACCAAAGGGCGTTACAGGGAATCGAGTCTGTGGGGAGATGGTTGGGCCTGGTCACTTTTCAATGCGGAGGATCCGAATCATACAGTGTCTAAAAATTACAAGACTGATTGCATCCCTTGCCATGTGCCAGCGAGGGAGCTTGCGCGGTCGAATGCACCTGATGCAGACAAATGGATCTATGCATTTGGTTATCCCGTTCTCCAGAAGAAGTGA
- a CDS encoding Protein adenylyltransferase SelO (MaGe:77310785) translates to MVLLENTYAEELLGCYVPWRPVPVVKPALLQLNYPLACQLGFVVDNVDSSRWAAIFSGNEQLPGCFPLAQAYAGHQFGVFSPTLGDGRALLLGEIVDRLARRYDIALKGSGPTPFSRGGDGQAALGPVLREYLIGEAMHALGIPTTRALAAVSTGKTVYRDTPLPGAVLTRVAASHLRIGTFEFFAARGEFDRVQKLADYAIQRHDSELFDHPDRYVEWLRAIADRHAQLIAQWMHVGFVHGVMNTDNVTISGETIDYGPCAFMETHDPQAVFSSIDHQGRYAYGNQPRIAQWNLMRLAETVLPLIAEQDPGRSLSRAVDIIEAFPARYEIHWLSIARDKLGLITDEPDDGILVRDWITLLEESAVDHTLAWRRLADAAEGKEQRLASLFVTTTKLSRWLKRWRERSRRDPARAVTQAERMRRVNPLYIPRNHQVEEALTAAAVHANLQPFERLLEVVVHPFEEHADHASYAEPAPVGVTACYQTFCGT, encoded by the coding sequence ATGGTTCTGCTTGAAAACACCTACGCTGAAGAGCTTCTAGGGTGCTATGTTCCTTGGCGTCCGGTCCCTGTTGTGAAACCTGCCCTGCTTCAGCTGAACTACCCGCTGGCTTGTCAATTAGGTTTTGTCGTCGACAATGTAGATTCGTCACGTTGGGCTGCCATTTTCTCTGGGAATGAACAATTGCCCGGATGTTTCCCGTTGGCTCAGGCATATGCCGGGCACCAGTTCGGGGTATTCTCTCCGACGCTGGGAGACGGTCGTGCGCTCCTCCTCGGCGAGATCGTGGACCGCCTAGCGCGCCGATATGATATTGCCCTGAAGGGTTCAGGACCAACGCCTTTTTCACGGGGAGGAGACGGACAGGCGGCACTTGGTCCGGTCCTTCGGGAGTATCTGATTGGGGAAGCCATGCATGCTCTAGGGATCCCCACCACGCGCGCCTTGGCAGCAGTCAGCACCGGGAAAACCGTCTATCGGGACACGCCGTTGCCTGGCGCTGTTTTGACGCGTGTAGCAGCGAGCCATTTGCGGATCGGTACCTTCGAGTTTTTTGCGGCCCGTGGAGAGTTTGATCGGGTGCAAAAGCTCGCAGACTACGCAATCCAACGACATGATTCTGAACTGTTCGATCATCCGGATCGGTATGTCGAATGGCTGCGTGCCATTGCAGATCGTCACGCACAATTGATCGCCCAATGGATGCATGTCGGGTTTGTGCATGGCGTGATGAATACCGATAACGTGACCATTTCAGGAGAGACCATCGATTATGGACCATGCGCATTTATGGAGACCCATGACCCACAGGCCGTCTTCAGTTCGATCGATCATCAGGGGCGCTATGCCTATGGAAATCAGCCTCGTATTGCACAATGGAACCTTATGCGATTGGCTGAAACGGTGTTGCCGTTGATAGCCGAGCAGGATCCTGGTCGCTCCTTATCAAGGGCGGTCGATATCATTGAGGCCTTCCCTGCGCGTTACGAGATTCATTGGTTGAGTATCGCGCGGGATAAGTTGGGGCTCATCACGGACGAACCTGACGACGGTATTCTCGTTCGAGATTGGATCACACTACTGGAGGAATCCGCAGTCGATCATACTCTGGCCTGGCGAAGGCTCGCCGACGCCGCGGAGGGGAAGGAACAAAGGCTAGCGTCGTTGTTTGTCACGACGACGAAATTATCTCGCTGGTTGAAGCGTTGGCGCGAACGAAGCAGACGTGATCCGGCACGAGCCGTGACTCAAGCTGAAAGAATGCGGCGCGTGAATCCCCTGTACATTCCACGGAATCACCAGGTGGAAGAGGCCCTCACGGCGGCGGCAGTTCATGCCAACCTCCAACCCTTTGAACGACTGCTGGAGGTTGTAGTGCATCCGTTTGAGGAACACGCCGATCATGCCTCTTATGCCGAACCGGCGCCTGTTGGGGTTACGGCCTGTTACCAGACATTCTGTGGTACCTGA
- a CDS encoding Peptide methionine sulfoxide reductase MsrA (MaGe:77310786), translating into MSRAETVILAGGCFWGMQDLIRKLPGVLSTRVGYSGGDVSNATYRNHGTHAEAIEVVFDPDQLPFRGLLEVFFQIHDPTTINRQGNDRGTSYRSGIYYTSDAQRLTAERIIGEIDASGIWPGKVVTEVHPAGPFWIAEPEHQDYLKHNPQGYTCHFVRPNWKLPKPA; encoded by the coding sequence ATGAGCCGAGCAGAGACAGTGATTTTAGCGGGTGGATGTTTTTGGGGGATGCAGGATCTGATTCGTAAACTGCCCGGGGTGCTCTCCACGCGAGTGGGCTACAGCGGCGGCGACGTATCGAATGCGACTTATCGCAATCATGGAACCCATGCCGAAGCAATCGAAGTGGTTTTCGACCCGGATCAGCTGCCGTTTCGAGGCTTATTGGAAGTATTTTTTCAGATCCATGACCCCACCACCATCAATCGTCAGGGCAACGATCGAGGAACGTCCTATCGTTCTGGGATTTATTACACGTCCGATGCGCAACGCCTGACGGCGGAACGGATAATCGGAGAGATTGATGCCTCGGGAATTTGGCCAGGAAAGGTAGTCACGGAAGTCCACCCTGCAGGACCATTTTGGATAGCGGAGCCCGAACACCAGGACTATCTCAAGCATAACCCTCAGGGGTACACCTGCCATTTCGTGAGACCTAACTGGAAACTCCCGAAGCCGGCGTGA
- a CDS encoding Thiol-disulfide isomerase (MaGe:77310787): MNQQASSLLKAPELRVSRWLNGYGRPCAPLKLADLGTGYRIIFCFQHWCPGCHSTGFPTMKRLVKALSPKGFGFAVVQTVFEGKEVNTFERMRDAQLLYDLQVPFGYDAPERGYPTIMSDYHTRGTPWFIVINPSGEPIYGGFTLDAEGLIASADYLSSVTTESA; this comes from the coding sequence ATGAATCAACAGGCGTCGTCGCTTCTCAAGGCTCCGGAACTACGCGTCAGCCGATGGCTGAACGGTTATGGCCGACCGTGTGCTCCGCTGAAGCTAGCCGATCTTGGCACAGGATATAGAATCATCTTTTGTTTCCAACATTGGTGTCCTGGATGCCATTCCACTGGTTTTCCGACAATGAAAAGGCTGGTGAAGGCCCTCTCTCCAAAGGGATTTGGCTTTGCCGTCGTACAGACCGTCTTTGAAGGCAAAGAGGTGAATACATTCGAACGGATGCGGGACGCTCAGCTACTCTACGATCTTCAAGTGCCGTTCGGATACGACGCGCCGGAACGCGGATATCCTACGATCATGTCTGATTACCACACACGTGGGACTCCATGGTTCATCGTCATCAATCCATCTGGGGAACCTATCTACGGAGGATTTACGCTCGACGCGGAAGGTCTTATTGCGTCCGCGGACTATCTCTCCTCGGTTACCACAGAGTCGGCCTGA
- a CDS encoding hypothetical protein (Evidence 4 : Unknown function but conserved in other organisms; MaGe:77310788) yields MKVQDRYLYIQTNDIREGQNAVLGYTRNDDGTLTPLPGNPFYTGGTGINNDTHGKLGPHDNDTPLIVSQDGKRLFTVNTHSNTIAVFDIQPDGSLRHVKGSPFLSHGVAPNSLSLSGMTLLVSNRNEDYHQIEALRGAAKASYVSFAVENNGALRFVSKIDVENSQKPTQVYVPQSNLQVAFGNDFQVDVDFDGEGTRSFLAGTKPSVQGQLHVFQVGRDGRLTERDRMQLPETNAGYKYKGMDGVPSMPLGIWAHPTEPLLYVGFVTRNELGVYRFNKEGAMTFLGSVPNGGQDICWVLPNKGGTRLYTINNLPRTDKDEKAATVSSYDISGERAVKPIEISRLQLPHPGEWFINNRMFSQPGSTAFQCALSPDETFLYVICQRINQTDENKSEEGNILHSLRLDDQGIPSIAHSRHLGQDGVHYRSRPQGIATYDQS; encoded by the coding sequence ATGAAAGTCCAAGATCGTTATTTGTACATCCAGACCAACGACATTCGTGAAGGCCAGAATGCAGTGCTAGGCTATACACGAAACGACGATGGGACGCTCACGCCCTTGCCTGGCAATCCATTTTATACAGGGGGCACGGGCATCAACAATGACACCCATGGCAAGCTCGGCCCACATGACAACGACACCCCGTTGATTGTCAGCCAGGACGGGAAGCGTCTCTTTACGGTCAACACACACAGCAATACCATTGCCGTCTTCGATATTCAGCCTGATGGGTCGTTACGGCATGTGAAGGGGTCGCCGTTTCTATCGCACGGTGTCGCCCCCAATAGTCTCTCGCTCAGTGGCATGACACTGCTCGTGTCAAATCGAAATGAGGATTATCATCAGATTGAGGCGTTGCGTGGCGCAGCGAAGGCGAGCTATGTCTCGTTCGCCGTAGAAAACAACGGTGCACTACGATTTGTATCCAAAATCGATGTCGAAAACTCGCAAAAGCCGACCCAAGTCTACGTTCCACAGTCCAACCTCCAAGTTGCATTCGGCAATGACTTTCAGGTCGATGTGGATTTCGACGGTGAAGGGACGAGATCGTTTCTGGCTGGCACCAAGCCGAGCGTGCAGGGGCAACTCCATGTCTTTCAGGTGGGACGAGATGGCCGGCTCACTGAGCGAGATCGTATGCAGTTACCTGAGACGAATGCCGGCTATAAGTATAAGGGCATGGACGGCGTTCCGTCGATGCCTTTAGGCATCTGGGCACATCCTACGGAACCACTACTTTACGTTGGTTTTGTCACCCGCAATGAATTGGGTGTCTATCGTTTCAATAAGGAAGGGGCGATGACATTTCTTGGCTCCGTCCCCAATGGTGGTCAGGATATTTGCTGGGTGTTGCCCAACAAAGGAGGCACCCGCCTCTATACGATCAATAACTTGCCTCGTACCGACAAAGACGAGAAAGCAGCAACCGTGAGTTCATACGATATTTCCGGAGAGCGGGCCGTGAAACCCATCGAAATCAGCCGCTTGCAGCTCCCACACCCAGGGGAGTGGTTCATTAACAACCGAATGTTCAGTCAGCCAGGAAGTACCGCGTTTCAATGCGCGCTGTCTCCGGACGAGACGTTTCTCTACGTGATTTGCCAACGGATCAATCAAACCGATGAGAACAAGAGTGAAGAAGGCAATATTTTACACAGCCTGCGGCTTGATGACCAGGGGATTCCGTCCATTGCCCATTCACGGCATCTTGGCCAGGACGGGGTGCACTATCGGTCCCGACCGCAGGGCATCGCCACGTATGACCAATCATGA